A single window of Methanothermobacter marburgensis str. Marburg DNA harbors:
- the gatA gene encoding Asp-tRNA(Asn)/Glu-tRNA(Gln) amidotransferase subunit GatA, translated as MEIMDKVEMIKDHGMTASENLERFIRTIRAKNDDVNAFIEVREEEAFQRAEEIDSRIASGERTGKLAGLVIGVKSNINVEGFTVSAASRTLENYTGSYDATVIRRIKEEDGIIIGMTNMDEFAAGSSTETSFFGPTDNPSAPGRIPGGSSGGSAAAVAAGMCDIALGSDTGGSIRNPASHCGVMGFKPTYGLVSRQGLLDLAMSFDQIGPLAADVSGLQLTLEVISGQDPTDPTTIAEDQELGVDRELKDIRFGVVKEFLEVTDDSIDAAIQRKLDLIGDEGAEIVELDFGYIDLCLPTYYLINYVEFFSATRKYDGRKYGHRIEDVCGPEVLRRIHMGSYISQKELSGKYYRRALQARSLIRREIEGLLKDVDIILGPTVPKLPHRLGEELEPMEMYAYDVLTVIANLAGIPAASMPAGDVDGVPVGLQLQAKPGDDGMILSAMRGIASL; from the coding sequence ATGGAAATCATGGATAAGGTTGAAATGATTAAGGATCATGGCATGACCGCATCAGAGAACCTTGAAAGGTTCATCAGGACAATAAGGGCAAAAAATGATGACGTAAACGCATTTATAGAGGTCAGGGAGGAGGAGGCCTTCCAGAGGGCTGAGGAGATAGACTCAAGGATAGCCTCGGGGGAGAGGACAGGTAAACTCGCAGGTCTGGTTATAGGTGTTAAGAGCAACATCAACGTGGAGGGATTCACGGTATCCGCAGCATCCAGGACCCTTGAGAACTACACTGGAAGCTACGATGCAACCGTCATAAGGCGCATAAAGGAAGAGGATGGGATAATAATCGGCATGACCAATATGGACGAATTCGCAGCTGGAAGTTCAACAGAGACCTCATTCTTCGGCCCCACAGACAACCCCTCTGCACCTGGAAGGATACCCGGTGGTTCCAGTGGGGGAAGCGCCGCTGCCGTTGCAGCCGGGATGTGCGACATTGCACTGGGATCAGATACAGGGGGATCCATAAGGAACCCGGCCTCTCACTGTGGTGTCATGGGGTTCAAGCCGACCTATGGGCTGGTTTCAAGGCAGGGGCTCCTTGACCTTGCCATGAGCTTCGACCAGATAGGGCCCCTTGCAGCTGACGTATCCGGCCTTCAGCTGACCCTTGAGGTGATATCAGGCCAGGACCCCACCGACCCAACAACCATTGCAGAGGACCAGGAACTCGGCGTGGATCGGGAACTCAAGGATATTCGCTTCGGTGTCGTGAAGGAGTTCCTTGAGGTCACCGATGACTCAATAGATGCTGCCATCCAGAGGAAACTTGACCTGATAGGGGATGAGGGGGCTGAGATAGTGGAACTTGATTTTGGCTACATCGACCTCTGCCTCCCAACCTATTACCTCATAAACTATGTTGAGTTCTTCTCAGCCACAAGGAAGTACGATGGCAGGAAGTATGGCCACAGGATAGAGGACGTATGCGGCCCTGAGGTGCTCAGGAGGATACACATGGGCTCCTACATCAGCCAGAAGGAACTATCTGGTAAATACTACAGGAGGGCCCTCCAGGCAAGGTCACTCATAAGGAGGGAGATAGAGGGTCTCCTGAAGGACGTGGACATCATACTGGGCCCCACAGTCCCGAAACTCCCCCACAGGCTTGGAGAGGAACTTGAACCAATGGAGATGTATGCATACGATGTACTCACGGTCATAGCCAACCTTGCAGGTATCCCCGCTGCAAGCATGCCTGCAGGCGACGTTGATGGGGTCCCTGTGGGCCTGCAGCTCCAGGCAAAGCCAGGGGACGATGGAATGATACTCTCTGCAATGAGGGGTATAGCCTCCCTTTAG
- the ribB gene encoding 3,4-dihydroxy-2-butanone-4-phosphate synthase gives MIQEALKALRKGEMVLVFDADNRERETDMIVAAEKTTPDHIRVMRNDAGGLICVPVSWENSESLGIPYMTDIMNEASGRYPVLSRLSPHDIPYDEKSAFSITVNHRRTFTGITDNDRALTIRELAELCKNKKHHEFGDLFRSPGHVTLLRAADGHVTRRRGHTEMSIALMEMAGLEGVAVCCEMMDDRTGNALSTDDAMKYAEEHDLIFMSGADLIDSYMEFRS, from the coding sequence ATGATTCAGGAAGCCCTTAAAGCACTCAGAAAGGGAGAAATGGTTCTTGTATTCGACGCGGACAACCGTGAACGGGAAACAGATATGATTGTTGCTGCTGAAAAAACAACCCCTGACCATATCAGGGTCATGAGGAACGATGCAGGTGGCCTCATCTGTGTACCTGTATCCTGGGAGAACTCAGAAAGTCTCGGGATACCCTACATGACCGATATAATGAATGAGGCCTCAGGCCGCTACCCGGTACTCAGCAGGCTCTCACCCCACGATATACCCTACGATGAAAAGTCGGCTTTTTCCATAACAGTGAACCACCGGAGGACATTTACAGGAATAACTGACAATGACAGGGCCCTGACCATAAGGGAGCTTGCAGAGCTCTGTAAAAACAAAAAACACCATGAGTTCGGGGATCTTTTCAGGTCACCGGGCCATGTCACCCTCCTGAGGGCCGCTGATGGCCATGTGACCAGGAGGAGGGGCCACACCGAGATGAGCATAGCACTCATGGAGATGGCTGGACTTGAGGGAGTTGCGGTCTGCTGTGAGATGATGGATGACAGGACCGGTAATGCGCTTTCAACGGATGATGCCATGAAATATGCGGAGGAACACGACCTCATATTCATGAGCGGAGCAGACCTCATTGACTCATACATGGAATTCAGATCTTAG
- the ala gene encoding alanine dehydrogenase produces MEKTIILKKSDVEGLLTMDDCLKAVENAFVQDALGRVQMPPKMYLFFRKHDGDLRVMPSYLEELEMAGVKCVNVHPSNPREHSLPTVMAVIELVDPRTGFPLALMDGTYITDMRTGAAGGVSVKYLADREASTLGMVGAGRQAWTQLMAISRVADLEEACVYCRTPSQREKFARKASEVYGFRVKPALDIREAVEGRDIVVTATPSRKPLVKADWITPGTHICAMGADAPGKQELDPLILKKGRVFYDSWEQASHSGEINVPLSEGLITEEDLQGTIGDVITGKIEGRRSGKDITVFDSTGLSLQDVTTAWMVYERAAESGKGLEVDLQG; encoded by the coding sequence ATGGAGAAAACCATTATACTCAAAAAAAGTGATGTTGAGGGTCTTCTGACCATGGATGACTGTCTGAAGGCTGTTGAGAACGCCTTTGTCCAGGATGCCCTTGGCCGTGTCCAGATGCCCCCCAAGATGTACCTATTCTTCAGGAAACACGATGGGGACCTCAGGGTGATGCCCTCCTACCTTGAGGAACTTGAAATGGCGGGTGTTAAGTGCGTGAATGTCCACCCCTCAAATCCCCGTGAACATTCCCTCCCAACGGTCATGGCTGTCATAGAGCTTGTCGACCCAAGGACCGGGTTCCCCCTTGCACTCATGGATGGAACATATATAACCGATATGAGGACCGGGGCAGCCGGCGGGGTCTCCGTGAAGTACCTTGCAGATCGGGAGGCCTCAACACTGGGGATGGTGGGTGCCGGGAGACAGGCCTGGACACAGCTGATGGCCATCAGCAGGGTCGCAGACCTTGAGGAGGCCTGCGTTTACTGCAGGACACCTTCCCAGCGAGAAAAATTCGCAAGGAAGGCCTCTGAGGTCTATGGGTTCAGGGTCAAACCTGCCCTGGATATCAGGGAGGCTGTGGAGGGGAGGGACATAGTTGTAACTGCCACCCCCTCAAGGAAGCCCCTGGTGAAGGCTGACTGGATAACACCCGGGACCCACATATGTGCCATGGGGGCAGATGCCCCTGGAAAGCAGGAACTGGACCCCCTCATACTCAAAAAGGGGAGGGTCTTCTATGACAGCTGGGAACAGGCATCCCACAGCGGAGAGATAAACGTACCCCTCAGTGAGGGCCTTATCACAGAAGAGGACCTCCAGGGGACAATAGGGGATGTAATAACAGGTAAAATTGAGGGTAGAAGATCAGGTAAGGATATAACAGTATTTGATTCAACCGGACTCTCCCTGCAGGACGTTACAACAGCCTGGATGGTCTATGAGAGGGCTGCTGAGTCAGGCAAGGGCCTGGAGGTTGACCTGCAGGGGTGA
- the sepS gene encoding O-phosphoserine--tRNA ligase: protein MKKKDIVKLSRRDFERAWLESGKLLKKPHHDLQYPRLRFGVGKSHVLYDTIWMIREAYLRLGFSEMVNPVFIDEEHIYRQFGPEAPAVLDRCFYLGGLPRPDIGLGLDKIRMIEEMGVEVTEDRIQGLKEVFRSYKKGDISGDDLVLEVSGALEVESHDALRIIERVFPEIRDLKPVAGRTTLRSHMTSGWFISLQNIHDRYPLPLKLFSIDRCFRREQREDSSHLMTYHSASCVVVDDEVPLDVGKAVAEGLLEHFGFSRFKFLPDEKKSKYYIPGTQTEVYAYHPGLRDWVEIATFGLYSPIALSMYGIDEEVMNLGVGVERVAMILNQVDDVREMVYPQIHGPWRLTDRDIAGMLRINLHPVTSDGRMLMERIIETWRAHADAESPCSFEVYSGEFLGRRIRVEAVEDEENTRLLGPAVWNTIYIHDGNILGVPPGTELDNELIASARRDGLNTGITYMDALAAEAAYRVEEMAVSGADEVEVRSTIARSLSDLNLILDDVAMRYITSRNREIDLRGPLFSTVRGMLE, encoded by the coding sequence TTGAAGAAGAAGGATATTGTTAAACTATCAAGGAGGGACTTTGAGAGGGCATGGCTTGAGAGCGGGAAGCTCCTTAAAAAGCCCCACCATGACCTGCAGTATCCACGCCTGAGGTTTGGTGTGGGAAAATCCCACGTCCTCTATGACACCATCTGGATGATAAGGGAGGCCTACCTCCGGCTGGGTTTCAGTGAGATGGTGAACCCGGTATTCATAGACGAGGAACACATATACAGGCAGTTCGGCCCCGAGGCCCCGGCGGTCCTCGACAGGTGCTTCTACCTGGGGGGGCTTCCAAGGCCAGACATAGGCCTTGGCCTTGATAAGATCCGGATGATAGAGGAAATGGGAGTTGAGGTGACAGAGGACAGGATCCAGGGCCTCAAGGAGGTCTTCAGGTCCTACAAGAAGGGTGACATCTCAGGGGACGACCTCGTCCTTGAGGTATCCGGGGCCCTTGAGGTTGAAAGCCATGACGCCCTGAGGATCATCGAGAGGGTGTTCCCTGAGATAAGGGACCTCAAACCAGTTGCAGGTAGGACAACCCTGAGGTCCCATATGACCTCCGGGTGGTTCATATCCCTGCAGAACATACATGACAGGTACCCCCTCCCCCTGAAACTATTCTCAATTGACCGCTGCTTCAGGAGGGAACAGAGGGAGGATTCAAGTCACCTCATGACCTATCACTCAGCCTCATGCGTCGTTGTGGATGATGAGGTTCCCCTCGACGTTGGGAAGGCAGTGGCCGAGGGCCTGCTTGAGCACTTCGGCTTCTCAAGGTTCAAGTTTCTGCCTGATGAGAAGAAATCCAAGTACTACATTCCCGGGACCCAGACAGAGGTCTACGCCTACCACCCGGGCCTCAGGGACTGGGTTGAGATTGCAACCTTCGGGTTATACTCCCCCATAGCACTCTCAATGTACGGTATAGACGAGGAGGTCATGAACCTTGGGGTGGGTGTTGAGCGTGTGGCCATGATACTCAACCAGGTGGATGACGTCCGGGAGATGGTCTACCCCCAGATCCATGGACCCTGGAGGCTCACCGACAGGGACATCGCCGGCATGCTCAGGATAAACCTCCACCCTGTAACCTCAGATGGCAGGATGCTCATGGAGAGGATAATTGAAACCTGGAGGGCCCATGCGGATGCAGAGTCACCCTGCAGCTTTGAGGTTTACAGTGGGGAATTCCTTGGCAGGAGGATCAGGGTGGAGGCAGTTGAGGATGAGGAGAACACACGGCTCCTCGGACCTGCGGTCTGGAACACCATCTACATCCACGATGGCAACATACTGGGTGTTCCGCCCGGGACGGAACTGGACAACGAACTCATAGCCAGCGCCCGGCGGGATGGCCTCAACACAGGGATAACCTACATGGATGCCCTTGCAGCCGAGGCCGCCTACAGGGTGGAGGAGATGGCTGTAAGTGGCGCCGATGAGGTTGAGGTGAGGAGCACGATAGCAAGGTCCCTCTCTGACCTGAACCTCATCCTGGATGATGTGGCCATGAGGTACATAACGAGCAGAAACCGTGAGATAGACCTGAGGGGCCCCCTCTTCTCAACTGTAAGGGGCATGCTGGAGTGA
- a CDS encoding ATPase domain-containing protein, which translates to MDRLKIGISGLDDTIGGFPMGRSVLITGEPGCGKTIFGLRFAISSCMEGYNTVYITAEEDANDLHIQANSFGWNTQELEERGLLNFIELTGIRARITEAELSMDMDPMKGNFTKIIHDIPPEAEVVVIDSLGGYTAKLTAYEFRNQFDLLVYELKQRGITSVIILDSATSKEFNELALFSVYGAIKLGRRENPYTGRRERIMDIVKMRSTKTPLQFLTYEIGGEEGITITEGEEIPEEDLEI; encoded by the coding sequence ATGGATAGGCTGAAGATAGGAATCAGTGGACTTGATGACACAATAGGCGGCTTCCCCATGGGCAGATCCGTCCTCATAACCGGGGAACCAGGATGCGGGAAGACAATCTTTGGATTGCGTTTTGCAATAAGCAGCTGCATGGAGGGATACAACACGGTCTATATCACAGCCGAGGAGGACGCCAACGACCTCCACATCCAGGCAAACTCCTTTGGCTGGAACACCCAGGAACTTGAGGAGAGGGGACTCCTCAATTTCATTGAACTGACCGGTATAAGGGCCAGGATAACAGAGGCCGAGCTCAGCATGGACATGGACCCAATGAAGGGCAACTTCACCAAGATAATACACGACATCCCCCCTGAGGCTGAGGTGGTTGTGATAGACAGTCTGGGGGGCTACACAGCCAAGTTAACAGCATATGAGTTCAGGAACCAGTTTGACCTCCTGGTATATGAGCTCAAGCAGAGGGGTATAACCTCTGTCATAATACTTGACAGCGCAACCTCCAAGGAATTCAATGAACTTGCCCTCTTCTCGGTCTATGGTGCCATAAAGCTCGGCAGGAGGGAGAACCCCTACACAGGTCGAAGGGAGCGTATAATGGACATAGTTAAGATGAGAAGCACCAAAACACCCCTCCAGTTCCTCACCTATGAAATAGGCGGAGAGGAGGGTATAACAATAACAGAGGGGGAGGAGATCCCTGAGGAGGACCTTGAAATTTAA
- a CDS encoding DUF120 domain-containing protein — protein sequence MIITGRVSSGFGEGAYFMTRDVYLEQFREKLGFEPFPGTLNIETGNPEIVRELRLKADKIHGGGGFGDVLYVRAVLNNEVDGALLFPVKTHHRDVCLEFVAPVNLRKTLKLRDGDTVSLKIMDDESSD from the coding sequence ATGATAATAACCGGAAGGGTCAGTTCAGGTTTCGGTGAGGGCGCATACTTCATGACAAGGGACGTCTACCTTGAACAGTTCAGGGAGAAACTGGGTTTCGAGCCATTCCCAGGCACCCTTAACATAGAAACCGGTAACCCTGAAATCGTCAGAGAACTGCGCCTTAAGGCTGATAAAATACATGGTGGTGGCGGTTTCGGGGATGTGCTCTATGTGAGGGCCGTGCTGAACAATGAGGTTGATGGCGCCCTTCTGTTCCCTGTTAAAACCCATCACAGGGATGTGTGCCTTGAATTTGTTGCCCCTGTAAACCTCAGAAAAACCCTTAAATTAAGAGATGGAGATACTGTTAGCCTAAAGATAATGGATGATGAATCATCAGATTAA
- a CDS encoding AAA family ATPase: MRIGLAYLRGSVPAFEDFGFLPTDLVKENGLVNGERAHRVLDGIIIPGGSIVESGSLSEDLGSEIRKMAAEGKFVLGICSGFQALAERTDIGRKSPCPIYREGLGLLNVSFHPMISNDRVEALVTGESFLTSGLTGERVTGFHCHTYGEIRGDAPEIMRSIIRRADYRDRRLEVTSGVCSDDGNVAGTMVHGALDENPALVENILEFLGAGEDARERIMEKNRELRKTLRSEIGVGTGINVEERGSETRNTPPAIMIASTGSDAGKTFIVTGLAGALRKRGLRVGVMKVGPDVRDIVPALYLIKEPMEEHSSIRIGHLGWMDLEDALESVRGRYDIILIEGVMSILTGLLNETVPYSGAEIALAAGIPVIMVAGCSRGGVESAAVDLEAHISVLERLGVEVPHAILNRVYDMDIFERASGGRYLSLPRVRMSMRGGTPEVEIKLEDFCMRAMEAVEENLDVDLLISEAAEPEFRGYTDLEEIMRRFRKN; encoded by the coding sequence ATGAGGATTGGACTCGCATACCTGAGGGGCTCTGTACCGGCCTTTGAGGATTTCGGATTTCTACCCACCGACCTGGTTAAGGAGAATGGCCTCGTAAATGGTGAGAGGGCCCACAGGGTCCTGGATGGCATCATAATACCCGGTGGGAGCATAGTTGAGTCAGGGAGTCTATCAGAGGACCTTGGATCAGAGATAAGGAAAATGGCTGCCGAGGGAAAATTTGTCCTCGGCATCTGCTCAGGGTTCCAGGCACTGGCAGAGAGGACGGATATAGGGAGAAAATCGCCCTGCCCCATATACAGGGAGGGTCTGGGGCTCCTGAATGTATCATTCCACCCCATGATAAGCAACGACCGTGTGGAGGCCCTTGTCACCGGGGAGTCATTCCTCACCTCAGGTTTAACCGGTGAGAGGGTAACCGGTTTTCACTGCCACACCTACGGTGAGATAAGGGGGGACGCTCCTGAGATAATGCGCTCCATAATAAGGAGGGCCGATTACAGGGACAGGAGGCTTGAGGTAACCTCGGGTGTCTGCAGTGACGATGGAAACGTCGCAGGCACCATGGTCCACGGGGCACTGGATGAGAACCCCGCCCTTGTGGAGAACATACTGGAGTTTCTGGGCGCCGGTGAGGATGCAAGGGAGAGGATAATGGAGAAGAACAGGGAACTCAGAAAAACCCTGAGGTCAGAGATAGGCGTGGGAACAGGTATAAACGTTGAGGAAAGAGGAAGCGAGACCAGGAATACCCCGCCGGCAATCATGATAGCATCCACGGGCTCGGATGCAGGGAAGACCTTCATAGTCACCGGCCTTGCAGGGGCCCTCAGGAAGAGAGGTCTCAGGGTGGGGGTCATGAAGGTGGGCCCTGATGTCAGGGACATAGTACCGGCCCTCTACCTCATAAAGGAGCCCATGGAGGAACACTCCTCCATAAGGATAGGGCACCTAGGCTGGATGGACCTTGAGGATGCCCTGGAATCGGTGAGGGGAAGGTATGATATAATACTGATCGAGGGTGTTATGAGCATATTAACAGGGCTCCTCAATGAAACCGTGCCCTACTCCGGGGCCGAAATCGCACTTGCAGCGGGGATACCCGTTATAATGGTGGCCGGCTGCAGCAGGGGCGGGGTGGAGTCTGCGGCCGTTGACCTGGAAGCCCATATAAGTGTCCTTGAGAGGCTCGGGGTTGAGGTCCCCCATGCCATCCTCAACAGGGTCTATGACATGGATATATTTGAGAGGGCCTCAGGGGGGAGGTACCTTTCTCTGCCCCGGGTTAGGATGAGCATGAGGGGCGGCACCCCCGAGGTTGAGATAAAACTTGAGGACTTCTGCATGAGGGCCATGGAGGCTGTTGAGGAGAACCTTGACGTGGATCTTCTAATATCTGAAGCAGCAGAACCAGAATTCAGGGGATACACTGACCTTGAGGAGATAATGAGAAGATTCAGGAAAAATTAG